From one Streptomyces mobaraensis genomic stretch:
- a CDS encoding DUF979 domain-containing protein has protein sequence MIKTEWFFWLVGGLFLLMAAQMLGDPTNPKRRGSAAFWGLLGLGFVYATWVADGSAPPEPLGAAVLVMICLAGFGRTGRGVRSAEEAEAEAARRRKSADRFGGWLFLPALTIPAVALVCAVGLKKVHWDGRPLLQKGSETILGLGIGAVVALVVGMVLVRERRPAEPVAAGRSMLESMGSALLLPQLLATLGAIFSVAGVGEQVRRITTAVLPEGSVLLAVVVYCAGMFLFTVVMGNGFAAFPVMTAAVGWPVLVEQAHGNAPAVLAVGMLAGFCGTLVTPMAANYNLVPAALLELTDQYGPIKAQLPTAFILLGCNMTIMYLFAV, from the coding sequence CCCAAGCGCCGAGGCAGCGCCGCCTTCTGGGGCCTGCTCGGCCTCGGGTTCGTCTACGCGACCTGGGTGGCGGACGGCAGCGCGCCCCCCGAACCGCTCGGCGCCGCCGTCCTCGTCATGATCTGCCTGGCGGGCTTCGGCCGGACCGGCCGGGGCGTCCGGTCCGCCGAAGAGGCCGAAGCGGAGGCCGCGCGGCGCCGGAAGAGCGCCGACCGGTTCGGCGGGTGGCTGTTCCTCCCCGCCCTGACCATCCCGGCCGTCGCCCTGGTGTGCGCCGTCGGCCTCAAGAAGGTGCACTGGGACGGCCGGCCGCTGCTCCAGAAGGGCAGCGAGACCATCCTCGGGCTCGGCATCGGCGCCGTCGTCGCGCTCGTCGTCGGCATGGTCCTGGTCCGCGAGCGGCGGCCCGCCGAGCCGGTGGCCGCCGGGCGTTCGATGCTCGAATCGATGGGTTCGGCGCTGCTGCTGCCGCAGCTGCTCGCCACCCTCGGCGCGATCTTCTCCGTCGCCGGGGTCGGCGAACAGGTCCGCCGCATCACCACGGCGGTGCTTCCCGAGGGCTCCGTGCTGCTCGCGGTCGTCGTCTACTGCGCGGGGATGTTCCTCTTCACCGTCGTCATGGGCAACGGCTTCGCCGCGTTCCCGGTGATGACCGCCGCCGTCGGCTGGCCGGTCCTCGTCGAGCAGGCGCACGGGAACGCCCCGGCCGTGCTCGCCGTCGGGATGCTGGCCGGCTTCTGCGGCACCCTCGTGACGCCGATGGCCGCCAACTACAACCTGGTGCCGGCGGCCCTGCTCGAACTGACGGACCAGTACGGCCCCATCAAGGCCCAACTGCCCACGGCATTCATCCTGCTCGGGTGCAATATGACCATCATGTACCTATTCGCGGTGTGA